Genomic window (Candidatus Leptovillus gracilis):
CTCTGTGACTTCTCCGTGTAACTCCGTGTAACTGTTTTTGAAATCGTAAAGGACGATCTACTTTGATATTGAACCATATTCCGCAGCGTCTAACAGCGTCTCCCCCCGCCCGATGGCCCGCAGCCGTTCCACCTCGGCCATCTCCGGCGCGATGGGGCGCTGGCGGTGGACGCCAAAGAGGACAATCTGGCGGAAGCGCTCATACTCGCCGTCGGGGAAGCGGTAGACCTGCACGTGTTGGAAGTAGGCGGTCAGGTAGTCGGCCAGCTTGCGGCTGCGCAGGATGTGGCGCGGCACGACGTAAACCAGCAGACCGCCCGGCTGCAAGTACGGCCGTGTGCGCCAGAGGAACTGGTATTCGGCACGGCCGTTGGACCCGCCCATCCCCTGTTCTTCATCATCCCGCAGGTAGGGCGGGTTGAGGTAGAGCAGGTTGTAGCCGCTGCGGGGACTTTTCAGGCTCAAGTAGCTGTCGTGGAGCAGGAATTTCGGATTGCGGATTGCGTAATCTGTCTCCAATCCGCAATCCGAAATCCGCAATTCTTTCCTGGGCTATTTTCGCCCGGTCTTCGTGCAGCTCGACGCCGTAAGGTTCCAGGCCCAGGCTCTCGGCCAGGGCGACCAGCGCTGCGCCTTCACCGCCGCACGTGTCCAGCAGACGGCCACCGTGCGGGGCGGTGATGTGGCTGGCGATGAGGGACGTAACAGTCGGGGGCAGGGGGAAGTACCCCGCTTTTTCGATATTGGCGAGTCGGGTCATGGTTGTTTCCTTTTAGCGAGAGCTAGAGCGAGAGCTAGAGCGAGAGCTAGAGGGGAGAGATAGAGATAGAGTAAGAAGAGAGAGGGAAGATGGATGGAAATAGCCTGTCTTTCTCAGAGAATAAGGTTCGCCCCATCAGGCGCGTTAGCGCCAGGGTTCGGGCCGCAACGCCTGTCACGGGACAGCGTAAAGGGTATCGTCTCCTCTCGCTTCCTGTTGGGCGATAGGAGCAGGAGGCATGAATGATGAAGTCGGCGACAGTGGAAAAAGAGAAAATGACGTGGCGGAAACCCCGGCTGCTGGGGCGTGAATACGAGCTGCCACTGAAAGGGCAGCCGTTGGCCTATCTCCGACAGACGGGCTGGTGGCCGGTGCAGGCGCACGTCTTTGAAGGGGTGGGAACCACAGACCCGGTGCTGCGCGCCACGCACAGCGGCGTATGGCGGCAGAAGCTGCACGTCAAAACGCTGGATTACCGCTTGCCGCAGATGACTCCCGCTGCTATTCTTGATATGGTATTGTTCCAATAGCTGAGGCTCCCCTCAACCAGGAAATTGGGTTACGCCAAGCCCG
Coding sequences:
- a CDS encoding class I SAM-dependent methyltransferase, encoding MTRLANIEKAGYFPLPPTVTSLIASHITAPHGGRLLDTCGGEGAALVALAESLGLEPYGVELHEDRAKIAQERIADFGLRIGDRLRNPQSEIPAPRQLLEPEKSPQRLQPALPQPALPAG